In the genome of Rhodoplanes sp. Z2-YC6860, one region contains:
- a CDS encoding Lpg1974 family pore-forming outer membrane protein codes for MKMKVRTTGRRGLGRTALLSAALLSAAFSARAMDVKPEAQSGSQSASQAPSHAPSQERSQDRWHLSVQTPYGFTSGGSQGSYYFQTTPGTAFSAYNGTRGFTDLSIAQPLGFVRELGIGKVEATFGARVAEPLITNGFTPSIDARRYSGIGPRLGLQGNAPVNPAWTVEWQVGASMLYGSSASNVSNASNPLAPYASQSGSVANVDGFLGLSHWFDAASKLTVGYRADALFNDTTSLGLGGTPAPQNPDRVDHGPVVRFTIQK; via the coding sequence ATGAAAATGAAGGTGCGGACGACAGGAAGACGGGGCCTTGGCCGGACAGCCTTGCTGTCGGCGGCGCTGTTGTCTGCGGCCTTTTCCGCGCGCGCCATGGACGTGAAACCCGAAGCGCAGTCGGGTTCCCAATCCGCCTCCCAAGCTCCATCACATGCCCCGTCACAAGAACGCTCCCAGGACCGCTGGCATCTCAGCGTCCAAACGCCCTACGGATTTACCTCTGGCGGATCTCAGGGTTCCTACTATTTCCAAACCACGCCGGGGACGGCGTTCAGCGCCTACAACGGCACGCGCGGTTTTACCGATCTTTCGATCGCTCAGCCGCTCGGTTTCGTGCGCGAACTCGGCATCGGCAAGGTCGAGGCGACGTTCGGCGCGCGCGTCGCCGAGCCGCTGATCACGAACGGCTTCACGCCTTCGATCGATGCGCGCCGTTATTCCGGCATCGGGCCCCGCCTCGGCCTGCAAGGCAATGCGCCGGTCAACCCGGCCTGGACGGTGGAATGGCAGGTTGGCGCGTCCATGCTGTACGGCAGCAGCGCGAGCAACGTCAGTAACGCTAGCAATCCGCTTGCGCCTTATGCGTCGCAGAGTGGCTCGGTCGCCAACGTCGACGGTTTTCTGGGCCTTTCGCACTGGTTCGACGCGGCGTCGAAGCTGACGGTCGGCTACCGTGCCGACGCCCTTTTCAATGACACGACCAGCCTGGGGCTCGGCGGCACGCCGGCGCCACAGAATCCGGACCGTGTCGATCACGGCCCGGTCGTCCGCTTCACGATTCAGAAGTGA
- a CDS encoding FAD-dependent oxidoreductase codes for MREADVVIAGGGLAGSFAAAMLGRAGIGAAIVDPHTVYPEDFRCEKLDGVQMHTIGLTGLTDAVLRASTADRECWVARFGHVLEKRPGDQQGIMYDTLVNTARAEIPASVPFIHAKVMDIATGPERQTVKLSNGDEISARLVVVATGLNPNIREKLDITRDIISAGHSISIGFNAKPADPRGFPFPALTYFSESPTDKMAYITLFPVGSMMRANLFGYRHLHDPWLKKLREAPRETLYGIWPGLRALMGDFTVDGFVKIRPVDLYVTGGYRQQGVVLVGDAFATSCPAAGTGARKALVDVERLCNVHIPQWLKTPGMGEGKIAAFYDDPVKRACDDYSSEKAFGLRAFTLDTSAAGIARRWIKFGLHWGKGTMRSLMTPAPSTVVHDDEGNAPQLARGDRHF; via the coding sequence TTGCGTGAAGCAGACGTTGTCATAGCCGGCGGCGGTCTTGCCGGATCGTTTGCCGCCGCCATGCTCGGACGCGCCGGCATCGGCGCTGCCATCGTCGACCCGCATACGGTCTATCCTGAAGACTTTCGCTGCGAGAAGCTCGATGGCGTGCAGATGCACACCATCGGCCTGACCGGCCTCACCGACGCCGTGCTGCGCGCGTCAACCGCGGACCGCGAGTGCTGGGTGGCGCGCTTTGGCCACGTCTTGGAAAAGCGGCCCGGCGACCAGCAGGGCATCATGTATGACACGCTGGTCAACACCGCACGGGCGGAAATCCCGGCGAGCGTGCCGTTCATCCATGCCAAAGTGATGGATATCGCGACCGGACCGGAGCGTCAGACCGTCAAGCTGTCGAACGGCGACGAGATCTCGGCGCGGCTCGTCGTCGTCGCCACCGGACTCAATCCCAACATCCGCGAGAAGCTCGACATCACGCGCGACATCATCAGCGCCGGCCATTCGATTTCGATCGGCTTCAACGCCAAGCCTGCCGATCCGCGCGGCTTTCCGTTTCCGGCTCTGACCTATTTCTCGGAAAGCCCCACGGACAAGATGGCCTACATCACATTGTTCCCGGTCGGGAGCATGATGCGCGCCAACCTGTTCGGCTATCGGCATCTGCACGATCCCTGGCTGAAAAAATTGCGCGAGGCGCCGCGTGAGACGCTCTATGGCATCTGGCCCGGGCTGCGCGCGCTGATGGGCGACTTCACTGTCGATGGCTTCGTCAAGATTCGCCCGGTCGATCTCTACGTCACCGGCGGCTATCGGCAGCAAGGCGTGGTGCTGGTCGGTGACGCGTTTGCCACCTCGTGCCCCGCCGCCGGCACCGGCGCGCGAAAGGCGCTGGTCGACGTCGAGCGTCTGTGCAACGTGCACATTCCGCAGTGGCTCAAGACGCCGGGCATGGGCGAGGGCAAGATCGCGGCGTTCTACGACGATCCGGTCAAGCGCGCCTGCGACGACTACTCGTCCGAGAAGGCTTTCGGCCTGCGCGCGTTCACGCTCGACACCTCCGCGGCCGGAATCGCGCGGCGTTGGATCAAGTTCGGCCTGCATTGGGGCAAGGGCACGATGCGAAGTCTCATGACGCCGGCGCCTTCAACCGTTGTGCATGACGACGAAGGAAACGCGCCGCAGCTGGCGCGCGGCGATCGTCACTTCTGA
- a CDS encoding GNAT family N-acetyltransferase, with translation MSVEIADAARLAILRAQWTDLLGRAATPNVFMDPALVGVAAGIEPDARHRALLAWKTVNGREMLVGVWSFTVGRPRRSMLLAQMIIVPAYVHGYLSTPVIDRDCLDDTLDAMLDSIAFERGLPKIITLDMMDTGDTTYQALLRVLTSRGSAPCLFDQTRRPKLASELDGKAYLEKALSSSTRKKLRQHRRKLSEKGTLVSTVVTEPEAVRRAVEEFLAMEMSGWKGSNGTALACNEGEAAFMRGAMAKLAEQDNAAVHSIHLDGKPVSMQLVARAGGAAFTWKTAYDEAFQDFSPGMLLLEDYTAAFLANKSIGLVDSCSYDDTGYMSAWQERREVADLWIDARRGGSLEFRALSGLQKTYRDARATAKAVYLQWQKSRKSK, from the coding sequence GTGTCGGTGGAGATCGCCGACGCGGCACGGCTTGCCATTCTACGCGCCCAGTGGACCGATCTGCTTGGCCGCGCCGCGACCCCCAATGTGTTCATGGATCCGGCACTGGTCGGTGTCGCGGCCGGCATCGAGCCGGACGCCAGGCACCGTGCCCTGCTCGCCTGGAAAACCGTCAATGGCCGCGAGATGCTGGTCGGCGTCTGGAGCTTTACGGTCGGCCGCCCGCGCCGGTCGATGCTGCTGGCGCAGATGATTATCGTTCCGGCCTATGTGCATGGCTATCTCTCGACGCCGGTGATCGATCGCGATTGTCTCGACGACACGCTCGACGCCATGCTGGACAGCATCGCGTTCGAGCGCGGACTGCCGAAGATCATCACGCTGGACATGATGGATACCGGCGATACGACCTATCAGGCATTGCTCCGGGTGCTCACGTCCCGTGGCAGCGCGCCTTGCCTGTTCGATCAGACGCGCCGGCCGAAGCTTGCCTCCGAGCTCGATGGCAAGGCCTATCTGGAAAAAGCGCTGTCGAGTTCGACGCGCAAGAAGCTCCGCCAGCATCGCCGCAAGCTTTCCGAAAAGGGCACGCTCGTATCCACGGTGGTGACCGAACCTGAAGCGGTTCGGCGGGCCGTCGAGGAGTTTCTGGCGATGGAAATGTCGGGCTGGAAAGGCAGCAACGGCACGGCACTCGCCTGCAACGAAGGCGAAGCGGCTTTTATGCGTGGCGCGATGGCCAAGCTCGCCGAGCAGGACAACGCGGCCGTTCATTCGATCCATCTCGACGGCAAGCCGGTGAGCATGCAGCTCGTCGCACGCGCCGGCGGCGCCGCCTTCACCTGGAAGACCGCTTACGACGAGGCGTTCCAGGATTTCTCGCCGGGCATGCTGCTGCTCGAGGACTACACGGCAGCGTTTCTCGCCAACAAGAGCATTGGTCTCGTCGACTCGTGCTCCTATGACGACACCGGTTACATGTCGGCCTGGCAGGAGCGGCGCGAGGTCGCCGATCTCTGGATCGATGCGCGCCGCGGCGGTTCGCTCGAATTCCGCGCGCTGAGCGGATTGCAGAAGACCTACCGTGATGCACGGGCGACCGCGAAAGCCGTTTATCTGCAGTGGCAAAAATCGCGCAAAAGCAAATAG
- a CDS encoding GNAT family N-acetyltransferase gives MPQATQAAFDARVDVDDESLAGAKPAPAVVLDDVRIATHGDLASVEREWRAFEQVADCTVFQSFDWVSIWQRHIGERNGVVPAIVTVRDTQGQLMCLLPLGIEPGVGRRLTWLGTVLCDYNAPLLAPNFGQRIDEARFKDLWAKVCRTLQADPRFRFDVVYFDKMQKVVGSQANPFMVLGVMPHANGAYLTALGADWESFYAGKRSSDTRRRDRTKRKKLSQFGELRFVTATGTDIATSLATLMEQKSKAFAAMGVTNIFALPGYRDFYNALAQRFAHASRLDVGVKPAAVNLGLIFRGSYYHLLASYDGGELSKYGPGAAHMHHLLQYAIEQRCHTFDFTIGDERYKQEWSDSHIVLYDHIAPATLRGAILAARLYAVGRVKHFIKQNPALWDKAYKLRAALGALKRRG, from the coding sequence ATGCCTCAGGCCACGCAAGCAGCATTTGACGCGCGGGTGGATGTCGACGACGAGTCGCTGGCTGGCGCGAAGCCTGCGCCGGCTGTGGTGTTGGACGATGTCCGCATCGCGACGCACGGCGATCTCGCATCGGTGGAGCGCGAATGGCGCGCCTTCGAGCAGGTTGCCGACTGCACGGTATTCCAGAGTTTCGACTGGGTTTCGATTTGGCAGCGCCACATCGGTGAGCGGAATGGCGTCGTGCCTGCGATCGTAACGGTCCGCGACACCCAAGGCCAATTGATGTGTCTGCTGCCGCTCGGCATCGAACCGGGCGTGGGGCGCCGGCTGACTTGGCTCGGCACCGTGCTGTGCGACTACAACGCTCCGCTGCTCGCGCCGAACTTCGGCCAGCGGATCGACGAGGCGCGCTTCAAGGATCTGTGGGCGAAGGTGTGCCGCACGCTGCAAGCCGATCCGAGATTCCGCTTCGATGTCGTCTATTTCGACAAGATGCAGAAGGTGGTCGGCAGTCAGGCCAACCCGTTCATGGTGCTCGGCGTCATGCCGCACGCCAACGGCGCCTATCTCACGGCGCTCGGCGCCGATTGGGAAAGCTTCTACGCCGGGAAGCGCTCCTCGGATACGCGCCGCCGCGACCGCACCAAGCGAAAGAAACTCAGCCAGTTCGGCGAACTCAGGTTCGTCACAGCGACCGGTACGGATATCGCCACGTCGCTCGCCACGCTGATGGAGCAGAAGTCGAAGGCGTTCGCCGCGATGGGCGTGACCAATATCTTCGCCCTGCCTGGCTATCGGGACTTCTACAACGCGCTGGCGCAGCGCTTCGCTCACGCCAGCCGGCTCGATGTCGGCGTTAAGCCCGCGGCGGTCAACCTCGGGCTGATCTTCCGCGGCTCCTACTATCATCTGCTCGCGAGCTACGACGGTGGCGAGCTGTCCAAATACGGCCCCGGCGCCGCGCATATGCACCACTTGCTGCAATACGCCATCGAGCAGCGCTGTCATACCTTCGATTTCACCATCGGTGACGAGCGCTACAAGCAGGAATGGAGCGACAGCCATATCGTGCTGTACGACCACATCGCGCCGGCCACGCTGCGCGGTGCGATCCTGGCCGCGCGGCTTTATGCCGTCGGCCGCGTCAAACATTTCATCAAGCAGAATCCGGCGCTGTGGGACAAGGCCTACAAGCTCCGAGCCGCACTCGGCGCGTTGAAGCGCCGCGGCTAG
- a CDS encoding MATE family efflux transporter, with product MAMTDAETIAAPGAQGSVQGSAVARLRAKAQAWLRSEQGAAQRMAAMAFLIRVASAGVTFLSQIALARWMGGYDFGIYVSVWTWMLLAGDTVHLGIPLIAQRYIPQYTHHNQLDALRGFLIGSRWITFGLATAFALIGAGAIFALTPWLDPHTVLPFYLACVSLPFFTVSLMCDGLARSYNWIVLALGPHTLLRPVVLFALMALAYGLGFPIDATTTMIALTLAIWSTSLLQLWLVDRRLKSVVALGPRVYEVKRWFGTSLPIILVWSLYTMLCYADVLVLQQFRPPQEVGHYYAAVKTLMLVGFIHFSMSAAVAHRFTALHVAGEQAELKAFVAKSARWTFWPSLAATLMMLALGKPILWLFGPDFVAGYNFMLILSVGLLARAAVGPAERLLNMLNQQRICAAIYATAFAVNASLCVALAPSAGGTGAAFATSVAIVIESALLFVVAKRRLGLHSFFWGGTA from the coding sequence ATGGCCATGACCGACGCCGAGACCATCGCTGCGCCGGGCGCTCAAGGCAGCGTCCAGGGTAGCGCCGTCGCGCGTCTGCGCGCCAAGGCGCAGGCCTGGCTCCGCAGCGAGCAAGGCGCAGCGCAGCGCATGGCCGCAATGGCCTTCCTGATCCGCGTCGCCAGCGCCGGCGTCACCTTCCTGTCGCAGATCGCACTCGCCCGCTGGATGGGCGGCTACGACTTCGGCATCTATGTCTCGGTCTGGACCTGGATGCTGCTGGCCGGCGACACCGTGCATCTCGGGATCCCGCTGATCGCGCAGCGCTACATTCCGCAATACACACATCACAATCAGCTCGACGCGCTCCGCGGCTTCCTGATCGGCAGCCGCTGGATCACCTTCGGCCTCGCGACCGCCTTCGCGCTCATCGGCGCGGGCGCGATCTTCGCGCTGACGCCCTGGCTCGATCCGCACACCGTGCTGCCGTTCTATCTCGCCTGCGTGTCGCTGCCGTTTTTCACCGTCTCGCTGATGTGCGACGGCCTCGCGCGCTCCTATAACTGGATCGTACTGGCGCTCGGGCCGCACACACTGCTTCGCCCCGTTGTGCTGTTCGCACTGATGGCGCTGGCCTATGGGTTGGGATTCCCGATCGACGCCACCACCACCATGATCGCGCTGACGCTCGCGATCTGGAGCACGTCGCTGTTGCAGCTCTGGCTGGTGGACCGCCGGCTCAAGAGCGTGGTGGCGCTCGGCCCGCGAGTCTACGAGGTGAAGCGTTGGTTCGGCACATCGTTGCCGATCATCCTGGTTTGGTCGCTTTACACCATGCTTTGTTATGCCGACGTGCTGGTGCTGCAGCAGTTCCGGCCGCCGCAGGAGGTCGGTCACTACTATGCGGCGGTCAAGACGCTGATGCTGGTGGGCTTCATCCACTTCTCGATGTCGGCCGCGGTGGCGCATCGTTTCACCGCGCTGCATGTCGCGGGCGAGCAAGCCGAACTCAAAGCCTTTGTTGCGAAGTCGGCGCGCTGGACCTTCTGGCCATCGCTGGCCGCAACCCTGATGATGCTCGCGCTCGGCAAGCCGATCCTCTGGCTGTTCGGACCGGACTTCGTCGCGGGCTATAACTTCATGCTCATTCTTTCGGTCGGCCTGCTCGCACGCGCGGCTGTCGGGCCCGCCGAGCGTCTCCTCAACATGCTCAACCAGCAGCGCATCTGCGCCGCGATCTATGCGACCGCGTTCGCGGTCAACGCCAGCCTTTGCGTGGCACTGGCGCCGTCTGCGGGCGGCACCGGCGCGGCCTTCGCGACGTCGGTCGCGATCGTCATCGAGTCAGCACTGCTGTTCGTTGTCGCCAAGCGGCGACTGGGCCTGCACTCGTTCTTCTGGGGCGGGACGGCTTAG
- a CDS encoding M24 family metallopeptidase, producing the protein MNEQPRRPLGPQPWPVVRDKLDQSLPFANMRDTPYYRDCIWEQFSAGEYKRRYDSLRAKMREHKLDAVVVPGGPSHWSFGAGMTWLTGHWEWHALCCYVLVPLDGEPTMIYSMGGTHAEAVRRHVEVAVKDVRHSRNGQYAMVMVERLRELRLEKGRIGLMEIDPRHGDYMPVNQYNTLRKELPDAELVFTKNFLHELVVIHSKEELDCVRKAGVLCERAMEAMVARAKPGVKEYEIKAAAASAIMDGGGDIDFLIIGSTPMDNPALIFGNPRPSGRVLKKGDMINMEIAAGYRGYTAQIGSPITLGPPTDMVRKFWDEITLPGYNKIVDEMKPGKNAKAMQEASRFFRDKGVQSRPTQCHGIDIVTDNPHITSDHIGGTEADMILKPGMIIMAEPNPITADGMFGIFLGHTFIITDIGHEVVDRFPLQIAVAG; encoded by the coding sequence ATGAACGAACAACCGCGTCGCCCGCTCGGGCCGCAGCCCTGGCCTGTCGTCCGCGACAAGCTCGACCAGTCGCTGCCGTTCGCCAACATGCGCGACACGCCGTATTACCGCGACTGCATCTGGGAGCAGTTCTCGGCTGGTGAATACAAGCGCCGCTACGACTCGCTGCGCGCCAAGATGCGCGAGCACAAGCTCGACGCCGTGGTGGTGCCGGGCGGGCCAAGCCACTGGAGCTTCGGCGCCGGCATGACCTGGCTGACCGGCCATTGGGAGTGGCACGCGCTGTGCTGCTACGTGCTGGTGCCGCTCGATGGCGAGCCGACCATGATCTACTCGATGGGCGGCACGCATGCCGAGGCGGTGCGCCGTCATGTCGAAGTCGCGGTGAAGGATGTGCGCCACAGCCGCAACGGCCAGTACGCCATGGTGATGGTGGAACGCCTGCGCGAGCTGCGGCTCGAAAAAGGCCGCATCGGCCTGATGGAGATCGACCCGCGCCACGGCGACTACATGCCGGTCAATCAGTACAACACGCTGCGCAAGGAGCTGCCGGACGCGGAGCTCGTCTTCACCAAGAACTTCCTGCACGAACTCGTGGTGATCCATTCCAAGGAGGAGCTCGACTGCGTGCGCAAGGCGGGCGTACTTTGCGAGCGCGCCATGGAGGCGATGGTGGCGCGCGCCAAACCCGGCGTGAAGGAATACGAGATCAAGGCCGCAGCAGCGTCGGCCATCATGGACGGCGGCGGCGACATCGATTTCCTGATCATCGGCTCGACGCCGATGGACAATCCGGCGCTGATCTTCGGCAACCCGCGGCCGTCCGGCCGCGTGCTGAAGAAGGGCGACATGATCAACATGGAGATCGCCGCAGGCTATCGCGGCTACACGGCCCAGATCGGCTCGCCCATCACGCTTGGGCCCCCGACCGACATGGTGCGGAAGTTCTGGGACGAGATCACGCTGCCGGGCTACAACAAGATCGTCGACGAGATGAAGCCCGGAAAAAACGCCAAGGCGATGCAGGAGGCGAGCCGCTTCTTCCGCGACAAGGGCGTGCAGTCGCGGCCGACACAGTGTCACGGCATCGACATCGTCACCGACAATCCGCACATCACCTCGGACCATATCGGCGGCACCGAAGCCGACATGATCCTCAAGCCCGGCATGATCATCATGGCGGAGCCGAACCCGATCACCGCCGACGGCATGTTCGGCATCTTCCTCGGCCACACCTTCATCATCACCGACATCGGCCACGAGGTGGTCGACAGGTTCCCGCTCCAGATCGCCGTGGCAGGCTGA
- a CDS encoding ABC transporter substrate-binding protein yields the protein MPRTLFINASAIVLGGAVLAAVCTSEATAQPCATMRKINIGVSVAPPNVVHTSPYIAKALGFFEKRCIDANIVQFEGGQSQTSAVAAAQGSAIVSVSDVSIGRGLKVQQIWGLAPRMPQAYMVPGEVKAASDLKGKRLSATGGGVGSFNWRMGRAVLKSAGLDVGDAQFIPSPTAGRLPGLIAGQIDGVALHPEDVFLARKQKDSLHPLVNLVDLMPLYMFNAYGASLDWIAKDRALLRDTVAAMIEANRTIYRDKEKVVPIMVEATKKPKEAVEYAVDVETKNCIWSVNTGFTEKRTQWSIDNSVENGDLEAGKKPTVEQVANMKLAEEAVELAGGRVTIGNCTE from the coding sequence ATGCCAAGAACACTCTTCATCAATGCGTCGGCGATCGTGCTTGGCGGCGCCGTGCTCGCGGCTGTCTGCACCAGCGAGGCCACGGCTCAACCCTGCGCCACGATGCGCAAGATCAACATCGGCGTCTCGGTCGCGCCGCCGAACGTGGTGCACACCTCGCCTTACATCGCGAAGGCGCTCGGCTTCTTCGAGAAGCGCTGCATTGACGCCAACATCGTGCAGTTCGAGGGCGGCCAGTCGCAGACCTCGGCGGTCGCAGCGGCGCAGGGCAGCGCGATCGTCTCCGTCAGCGACGTATCGATCGGCCGCGGCCTCAAGGTGCAGCAGATCTGGGGCCTCGCGCCGCGTATGCCGCAGGCCTACATGGTGCCGGGCGAGGTCAAAGCCGCATCGGACCTGAAGGGCAAACGCCTGTCGGCGACCGGCGGCGGCGTCGGCAGCTTCAACTGGCGCATGGGCCGCGCGGTGCTGAAGTCGGCGGGTCTCGACGTCGGTGACGCCCAGTTCATCCCCTCGCCCACCGCGGGCCGTCTGCCCGGCCTGATCGCCGGCCAGATCGACGGCGTCGCGCTGCACCCCGAGGACGTTTTCCTCGCCAGGAAGCAGAAGGACAGCCTGCATCCGCTGGTCAATCTCGTCGACCTGATGCCGCTCTACATGTTCAACGCCTACGGCGCCTCCCTCGACTGGATCGCGAAAGACCGCGCGCTGCTTCGTGACACCGTCGCAGCGATGATCGAAGCCAACCGCACCATCTATCGCGACAAGGAGAAGGTGGTGCCGATCATGGTCGAAGCGACCAAGAAGCCCAAGGAGGCGGTCGAATACGCCGTCGATGTCGAGACCAAGAACTGCATCTGGTCGGTCAACACCGGTTTCACCGAAAAGCGCACCCAATGGTCGATCGACAACAGCGTCGAGAACGGCGACCTCGAAGCCGGCAAGAAGCCAACCGTCGAGCAAGTGGCGAACATGAAGCTCGCCGAGGAAGCGGTCGAGCTCGCCGGCGGACGCGTGACGATCGGAAATTGCACGGAATGA
- a CDS encoding ABC transporter permease, giving the protein MTTVEHSAATDLQADILGDQKRAERAAAERRRRAALQNFVIRMVSLAIFLSLWQVAAMNVDPVLFTTPWKVAVAAVDMIVTGELWASLWPSLLVLLMGLSLAIAFGTLLGLALARFRVLDVGLTVYITFLYSIPSVALVPLIVLWAGYETTAKVIILFLFGFFPMVINTYQGVKAVDPKLLEVGRAFRCSERQLWSNIVLPGALPFIVTGIRLAVGRGMIGMVLADLYTAISGIGYLIVRTASTFQVDRMFVPIVTLGLLGVTLTALLRLAEQWVAPWTRVGQED; this is encoded by the coding sequence ATGACCACCGTCGAGCACAGCGCCGCAACCGACCTGCAGGCCGACATCCTCGGCGATCAGAAGCGTGCGGAGCGCGCCGCAGCCGAGCGCCGGCGCCGCGCGGCGCTGCAGAACTTCGTCATCCGCATGGTGTCGCTCGCGATCTTTCTTTCGCTTTGGCAGGTCGCGGCGATGAACGTCGATCCGGTGCTGTTCACCACGCCGTGGAAGGTCGCGGTCGCGGCCGTCGACATGATCGTCACCGGCGAGCTTTGGGCGTCGTTGTGGCCGAGCCTTCTCGTGCTGCTGATGGGACTGTCGCTCGCGATTGCATTCGGCACGCTATTGGGCCTCGCGCTCGCGCGCTTTCGCGTGCTCGACGTCGGCCTCACGGTCTACATCACGTTCCTCTACTCGATCCCCTCGGTGGCTCTGGTGCCCCTGATCGTGCTGTGGGCCGGCTACGAGACCACCGCCAAGGTGATCATCCTGTTCCTGTTCGGCTTCTTCCCGATGGTGATCAACACCTATCAGGGCGTGAAGGCGGTCGATCCCAAACTCCTTGAAGTCGGCCGCGCGTTCCGCTGCTCTGAAAGGCAACTCTGGTCCAATATCGTGCTGCCCGGCGCCCTGCCCTTCATCGTCACCGGCATCCGGCTCGCCGTGGGCCGTGGCATGATCGGCATGGTGCTGGCCGATCTCTACACCGCAATCTCCGGCATCGGCTATCTGATCGTCCGCACCGCATCGACGTTTCAGGTCGACCGCATGTTCGTGCCGATCGTGACGCTGGGTCTCCTGGGCGTCACGTTGACCGCACTGTTGCGGCTCGCGGAGCAATGGGTCGCGCCTTGGACCAGAGTGGGACAAGAAGACTGA
- a CDS encoding ABC transporter ATP-binding protein yields the protein MGSVIVADNVSKLFLDGTVVAFRQLSLDIKRDEILCIVGPSGCGKTTFLRCIAGLTELSTGTLTVDGKEVKGPPDGVAMVFQHFGLLPWKTVYDNAAFGLAMAGASATTIKERVTHYLDLVGLAGFEKHYPYQLSGGMQQRVGLVRALAMNPSVLLMDEPFAALDAQTREILQEELLQLMERPEERKTMVFITHSIDEALLLGDRIAVMSARPGRIKEMLDVPFGHPRDANALRGDPRFGEMRAHIWAQLHNTRPQQTRTPREVA from the coding sequence GTGGGTTCGGTCATCGTCGCTGACAACGTCAGCAAGCTGTTCCTCGACGGGACGGTGGTGGCGTTCCGTCAATTGTCGCTCGACATCAAGCGCGACGAGATTCTCTGCATCGTGGGCCCGAGCGGCTGCGGCAAGACCACCTTCCTGCGCTGCATCGCGGGCCTGACCGAGCTCAGCACCGGCACGCTCACGGTCGACGGCAAGGAAGTCAAAGGCCCGCCCGACGGCGTCGCCATGGTGTTCCAGCACTTCGGCCTGCTGCCCTGGAAGACCGTCTATGACAACGCCGCGTTCGGTTTGGCGATGGCCGGCGCATCGGCCACGACCATCAAGGAGCGCGTGACGCACTATCTGGACCTGGTCGGGCTGGCCGGCTTCGAGAAGCACTATCCCTATCAGCTGTCCGGCGGCATGCAGCAGCGCGTCGGCCTCGTCCGCGCGCTGGCGATGAACCCGTCGGTGCTGTTGATGGACGAGCCTTTCGCGGCGCTCGACGCGCAGACCCGCGAGATCCTGCAGGAGGAATTGCTGCAGCTCATGGAGCGCCCGGAAGAGCGCAAGACCATGGTGTTCATCACTCATTCGATCGATGAGGCGCTCTTGCTCGGCGATCGCATCGCCGTGATGAGCGCCCGCCCCGGCCGCATCAAGGAAATGCTCGACGTGCCGTTCGGGCATCCGCGCGACGCCAACGCGCTGCGCGGCGATCCCCGCTTCGGCGAGATGCGCGCCCACATCTGGGCGCAGCTTCACAACACGCGGCCGCAGCAGACCCGCACCCCGCGGGAGGTCGCATGA